In Amphiura filiformis chromosome 2, Afil_fr2py, whole genome shotgun sequence, one DNA window encodes the following:
- the LOC140141384 gene encoding uncharacterized protein produces the protein MTFDDDDDIHVSSSSRSDIAWDPCCSRLPCLNEFQHDPEYFKIPESGRQLDVASENCSWHMENHEALRCVFGTSDDISKNCPVNCACCPLMISCSEVSWKQLINGFKKVSRVPVRILIISNLTDPSSRNWTEMAEIFPLLRHLEVSDTPLKMLQDAEYAPFRNLDVLLLHRNSITRLEQDNFIGLHNLTWLTFEQNNITRLENETFSKLTNLHQLSLYENPISSWANSAFEGLDKLIILRLDKTEITSLNKSSFNGLTGLRLLNIYYTQLRSLEPGTFVSTQELQYL, from the exons A TGACtttcgatgatgatgatgatattcatGTGTCAAGTAGTAGTCGGAGCGATATAGCATGGGACCCTTGCTGTAGTAGACTACCGTGTCTTAATGAATTTCAACATGATCCTGAATACTTCAAAATACCAGAAAGTGGACGTCAGTTGGATGTAGCCAGTGAGAATTGTTCATGGCATATGGAGAATCATGAAGCTCTTAGATGTG tTTTCGGTACTTCGGACGACATCTCTAAAAACTGTCCCGTGAATTGTGCATGCTGTCCTCTGATGATCTCATGTAGCGAAGTCTCATGGAAACAACTTATTAACGGTTTCAAAAAAGTTTCGAGAGTACCAGTCAGAATATT AATTATTTCAAATTTGACGGACCCATCTAGCAGAAACTGGACCGAAATGGCTGAAATATTTCCATTGCTGCGACATCT AGAAGTGAGTGACACGCCTTTGAAAATGCTTCAAGATGCTGAGTATGCTCCGTTCAGAAATCTGGATGTTTT GTTACTACACAGAAACAGCATCACACGATTGGAACAGGACAACTTCATTGGCTTGCACAATTTGACTTGGCT AACATTCGAGCAGAATAATATTACCAGACTTGAGAATGAAACATTTAGTAAACTAACCAATTTGCACCAACT GTCGCTTTATGAGAACCCTATATCTAGTTGGGCGAACTCCGCATTTGAAGGACTAGATAAGCTTATTATACT ACGACTCGACAAGACAGAAATCACTTCACTAAACAAGTCTAGTTTCAACGGTCTGACCGGTTTACGGCTATT